Within Salvia splendens isolate huo1 unplaced genomic scaffold, SspV2 ctg1178, whole genome shotgun sequence, the genomic segment TATTTCGAAATAGAAATTAAAgtatccatttttattttttcgagAAAGAATGGGATTAGTCTGATATCAGTACTACAGTAATTTTAACCTTTTAGGATTAAATTAACCCATTCTAAATAAGTTTCTCCTGGTCGGGTCAATAAAGTcatgaaaaaaaagaatttgatttttttatcttttattttacgTACAATGGATTTACCCGGACCAATACATGATTTTCTTTTAGTCTTTCTAGGATCAGGTCTTATATTAGGAAGTCTGGCAGTAGTATTACTTCCGAATCCAATTTATTCGGCCTTTTCCTTGGGATTGGTTCTGTTTTGTATATCCTTATTCTATATTCTATCGAACTCATATTTTGTAGCTGCTGCGCAGCTCCTTATTTATGTAGGAGCTATAAatgttttaataatttttgCTGTGATGTTTATGAATGGTTCAGAATATTACAAAGATTTTCATCTTTGGACTGTTGGGAATGGTCTTACTTCCCTAATTTGTACAAGTCTTTTTGTTTTACTAATTACTATTATTCCAGATACGGCCTGGTATGGCATCAGCTGGACTACAAAATCAAATCATATTTTAGAACAAGATTTGATAAGTAATAGCCAACAAATTGGAATTCATTTAGCAACCGATTTTTTTCTTCCATTTGAACTCATTTCAATAATCCTTTTAGTAGCTTTAATAGGTGCTATTTCGATAGCTCGTCAATAAGAAATCTTTTTAATTGGTAATCGCAATCCAAATCAGACTTTATTCTATGTTATCACATTTATTTGAGGATTATTCATATATAAATTCTTTTATTCGATCTATATTccaatctttttttttgttttgtactTGTGATATTCTTATTCTAGTCAATCTAATCTGTTGATGTTAAATTGTTGTTCATTGTTCAGattaaaacaaatcaaaattgatAAGGAGTTGATTAATGATGCTCGAGCATATACTTGTTTTGAGTGCCtatttattttctgttggtaTCTATGGATTGATCACAAGTCGAAATATGGTTAGAGCCCTTATGTGCCTTGAACTTCTATTAAATTCAGTTAATATAAATTTTGTAACATTTTCTGATATTTTTGATAATCGTCAATTAAGAGGAgacattttttccatttttgttatAACTATTGCAGCCGCTGAAGCAGCTATTGGACCGGCTATTGTTTCATCAATTTATCGTAACAAAAAATCAACTCGTATTAACCAATCAAACTTATTGAATAAATAGTATTCATTATATCAGTGGAAATTTGAATATTTAGAAAAAAGTTCAAATTAATAGGTTTGAGACGGGTAAGGTATGATCGTGGTTGCAAAAACACAAGAAATCAAAGTATTTTGGTCCTTTTTCATAAAGAAATTCGGAAGTAAATTGATTATGATCACTCATTGATTCGTCCGGTATCTAACTTATAGGATTCATTTATAAGTTAGTTTTCTAGATCGAAAATTTATGACGTTCAAAATGTATAGATCCAATGTCACATTCAGTAAAGATTTATGATACATGTATAGGATGTACCCAATGTGTCCGGGCGTGCCCCACCGATGTATTAGAAATGATACCTTGGGATGGATGTAAAGCTAAACAAATTGCTTCTGCCCCAAGGACCGAAGACTGCGTTGGTTGTAAGAGGTGTGAATCCGCGTGTCCAACGGATTTTTTGAGTGTTCGTGTTTATTTATGGCATGAAACAACTCGGAGTATGGGTCTAGCTTATTGATACATTCCATAAAACTCTACTTgaatccatttttctttttttttaccgACAAAATCCGTGctcaaaataaaattcaattgaGCACGGATTTTTCTGGCCCAAGTGTATCTTGTCTTTACCACGAACCATTTTCCTTGTTTAACAATAATTGCGGTTTTGCCAATATTTGCAGGttgcttaattttttttcttccacaTAGGGGAAATAGAGTAATCCGGTGGTATACTATATGTATATGCATCTTAGAGCTTCTTCTAACGACTTATGCATTTTGCTATCATTTTCAATCAGACGACCCATTAATCCAACTAACGGAGGATTATAAATGGATCCtttttttggattttcattGGAGATTAGGAATAGATGGACTCTCTATAGGACCCATTTTACTAACGGGGTTCATCACTACTTTAGCTACTTTAGCGGCTTGGCCGGTTACTCGAGATTCTCGATTATTTCATTTCCTGATGTTAGCAATGTACAGTGGACAAATAGGATTATTTTCTTCTCGagatcttttacttttttttctcatgTGGGAGTTAGAATTAATTCCCGTTTATCTACTTGTATCCATGTGGGGAGGAAAAAAACGTCTGTATTCGGCTACAAAATTTATTTTGTACACGGCAGGGggttctatttttcttttaatgggAGTTCTGGGCGTCGGCTTATATAGTTCTACTGAACCAAcattaaatttggaaatattgGCTAATCAGTCCTATCCTGTGGCCTTGGAAATATTCTTTTATATTGGATTTTTTCTTGCTTTTGCTGTCAAATTACCAATCATACCCCTACATACATGGTTACCAGATACCCACGGAGAAGCGCATTATAGTACTTGTATGCTTCTAGCCGGAATCTTATTAAAAATGGGAGCGTATGGATTAGTTCGGATCAATATGGAATTATTTCCTCATGCTCATTCGCTATTTTCTCCTTGGTTGATAATAGTGGGCGCAATGCAAATAATCTATGCAGCTTCAACATCTCTGGGTCAacggaatttaaaaaaaagaatagcCTATTCCTCTGTATCTCATATGGGTTTTATAATTATAGGAATTGGTTCTATTACGGATATCGGGCTCAACGGAGCCCTTTTACAAATAATCTCTCATGGATTTATCGGTGCTGCACTTTTTTTCTTGTCCGGAACAAGTTATGATAGAATACGTCTTGTTTATCTTGACGAAATGGGCGGAATGGCTACCCTAATGCCAAAAATATTCATGATGTTCAGTATCTTATCATTAGCTTCTCTTGCATTACCGGGCATGAGCGGCTTTTTTGCAGAATTGGTAGTATTTTTTGGAATAATTACcgccaaaaaatattttttaatgacaaaaatcgTAATTACTTTTGTAATGGCAATTGGAATGATATTAACccctatttatttattatctaTGTTACGCCAGATGTTCTATGGATACAAGATATTTAACGGCCCAAACTCTTATTTTTTTGATTCTGGGCCGCGAGAATTTTTTCTTTCAATCTCTATTTTTTTACCCGTACTCGGTATTGGTATATACCCAGATTTCGTTCTTTCACTATCAGTTGAAAAGGTTGAAGTTATCCTATCTAATTCTTTTTATAgatcttttttttattgataaaaaaatgaaaaaaaaaaacggaATTGTAATCAGATATGTTTAACATTTGCGAGAACCTTttgaatcactcaagtaatggaGTGATTCAAAAGGTTCTCAACGACTTACCTGAAGCTTCTTATATATATGTTAAACTGGCTTATGgttatatatatttgttaaacTCGTTCTTGAATTTAATTAGATGTTAATGTAAATGAACCATAACTATGTAATCCTATTGCTAATAGATTTACTCCAAAATAGCATATCCAAATTATAAGAAACCCAATAAACGCTACAATTGCTGAATTTGTACCCTTCcattttatatttgtttgaGTATGTAAATAAATTGCAAATATGATCCAAGTAATAAAGGCCCAAGTTTCTTTTGGGTCCCAACTCCAATAGGATCCCCATGCTTCGTTAGCCCATACTGCTCCAGAAAGAATTCCTATCGTTAAAAAGAGAAATCCTAGACTAATAATACGAAAACCCCAATGATCTAATTGTTGAATCAATTGAAACCTGTAATAATTCCTAGAAGAagtaaaaaaagtattttttaaaatatttcgtTTTTCCATCATGTATTGGATCTCATCAACGGGAAATGAatcatttaataaattattgtttTTACCAACAATTCTTATGACTTTTCTAACTGTAATGACTAGAAGTGATACTGATAATAATGATCCACATAAAAGGGCCACATATCCTAATATCATCATACTTACATGCATTATTAACCACTCGGACTGAAGAGCGGGTACTAATATGGTGGATTCGTGTATTTCAGTTAAAAGACCTGAGGTAGCAAAGCCCTGTGAAAAAAGAGCACTTGGTGCGGTTATTGTGCTTAAATAATTCttatgttttttaaaatatggaACCATATGAATAATAGAGAAAATCCATGAAAGAAATATTAATGATTCGTATAAATCACTTATTGGTAAATGTCCCGAATAAATCCAACGAGTAATTAGTAATCCTGTTAGGCAGAAAAAAGTGGTTAACATGCCTTTTTCTGACGAATCATAGAGTCCCACAAATTCATTGACTAATAAGGTTAGAAAATGAATTATAATTACAATTGAAACAGCCGAAAAAGAAATATGAGTTAATATATGCTCTAAAGTtgaaaatatcataaaaaaaaagggGGGAATACTTTAATTATCCATAATTTTACATATGGAATTGAATTCATTATAGGATTTATTCTATCCTTTTAATAAttagataatttaattatgtcatGCCGCTACTCGGACTCGAACCGAGATGCTCTAGCACTGCTTCCTAAGAGCAGCGTGTCTACCAATTTCACCATAGCGGCTTGCTCAAAATTATAATAACCCTTTTTTATTCAATTGGCGAGCTTGAAGGAGTTAATTcaatggaatatttttttgttgaaacattcaaattaatgaaaataaaaattcatttttattgtattaatcCTTAGAGTTTCGTTAGGTATAAAATTTGTGTTAAGGTTTAGCAACCCCATTAGATATTGATTTATGGACATATAATATAACAAAAAAAGTTTCGAGTTCTGTCCCGGACTTTCAAATTGAAAACTGGAAAATCTTATCTAATTCAATATATATTCCTTGATAGATCATCCAGATCAAGCATATGATCTAAACCAGATCAGTCAAAATTTACACATTTTTATCTACCTAGTATTTCTTTAAATTGGATTGAAGGCATCAAAGGTTCTATTTTCTATAgtgattaaaaataataattgtcaagacagttataaaataagttaaacttaattataaaataagttaaacttaattcattttttttttttttaaattaaaaataataagatTTTTTTATGGAACATACATATCAATATTTATGGATTCTATCTTTCGTTACACTTCCAGTCCCTATGTTAATAGGAATAGGGCTGCTACTTTTTCCGGTGTCAACAAAAAAACTTCACCGTATATGGGCTTTTCCGAGTGTTTTATTGTTAAGTATAGTTATGGTTTTTTCGACCGATCTGTTTATTCAGCAAATAAATAGCAGTTCCATTTATCAATATGTATGGTCTTGGACACTCGATAATGATTTTTCTTTAGAATTCGGTTGCTTGATCGATCCACTTACTTCTATTTTGTTAATATTAATTACTACGGTTGGAATTTTAGTTCTTGTTTATAGTGACAGTTATATGTCTCATGATCAAGGCTATTTGAGATTTTTTGTTTATATGAGTTTTTTCAATACTTCAATGCTGGGATTAGTTACCAGTTccaatttaatacaaatttATATCTTTTGGGAATTGGTTGGAATGTGCTCTTACCTATTAATAGGGTTTTGGTTTACGCGACCTCCTGCGTCAAATGCTTGTCAAAAAGCATTTGTAACTAACCGTGTAGGGGATTTTGGTTTATTATTAGGAATTTTAGGTTTTTATTGGATAACAGGTAGTTTTGAATTTCGGGATTTATTCGAAATACTCAATAACTTCatttataataatgataatgaggttcattttttatttgttacttTGTGCGCTTTCCTATTATTTTCCGGTGCAATTGCTAAATCGGCACAATTCCCTCTTCATGTGTGGTTACCAGATGCCATGGAAGGACCTACCCCTATTTCGGCTCTAATACATGCTGCTACCATGGTAGCAGCGGGAATTTTTCTTGTAGCTCGACTTCTTCCTCTTTTCGTAGTTATACCTTACATAATGAAGCTAATAGCTTTGATAGGCACAATAACACTATTATTAGGAGCTACTTTAGCTCTTGCTCAAAAAGACATTAAAAGAGGTTTAGCTTATTCGACAATGTCTCAATTGGGTTATATGATGTTAGCACTAGGAATGGGGTCTTATCGAAGTGCTTTATTTCATTTGATTACTCATGCTTATTCCAAAGCATTATTATTTTTAGGGTCGGGGTCCGTTATTCATTCAATGGAAACTGTTGTTGGCTATTCTCCGGATAAAAGTCAGAATATGGTTCTTATGGGTGGTTTAACAAAACATGTACCGATTacaaaaatttctttttttttaggtACACTTTCTCTTTGTGGTATTCCGCCTCTTGCTTGTTTTTGGTCAAAAGATGAAATTCTTAATGATAGCTGGTTGTATTCGCCTATTTTTGCAGTAATAGCTTGGGCCACCGCAGGATTAACCGCATTTTATATGTTTCGCATCTATTTGCTTACTTTTGAAGGCCatttaaatattcattttcaaaattataatgGTAAAAAAAACAGCGCATTCTATTCAATATCTTTATGGGGTAAACAGCGATCAAAAATGCTTAAAAGAAAAATGCGTTTATTACCTTTATtaacaataaataataatgaaagggcttcctttttttgttttttttggaaaaaaatatatcaaactGGTGGTACTGTAAGAAGGATGACATGTccttttattactattaatcaTTTTGgcactaaaataattttttccTATCCCCAGGAATCGGATAATACTATATTATTTCCGATGCTTGTTTTGGTACTATTTACCTTGTTTATTGGAGCTATAGGAATACCTTTCAATCAATTCAATCAAGAAGAAATGAATTTGGATATATTATCCAAACTTTTAATTCCGACTTTAAGTCTTTTACATCAAAATCAAAATGAGTCTGTAGATTGGTATGAATTTGTTACAAATTCAACTTTTTCAGTCAGTATAGCTTATTTGGGGATATTTATAGCGTCTTCTTTATATAAGCCGATTTATTCATCCttacaaaatttgaaattcctTAATTTGGTTGCTAAAAAAGGTCCTAAGAGAATTCTTTGGgacaaaataataaatgtgatatATGATTGGTCATATAATCGGGCTTATATCGATGCTTTTTATACAACATCCTTTACTTGGGGAATAAGAGAATTCGCtcaattaacatatttttttgATAGACGAGTAATTGATGGAATTACGAACGGGGTTGGTATCATCAGTTTCTTTGTAGGAGAAAGTATAAAAAATGTAGGAGGGGGTCGCATCTCTTTTTATctcttattatatttattttatgtattaatcTTCTTATTAATTTCTTCatccattttttcttctttttcttttttgtgatttttttattcttgGAATCCACTATAATTGCATtgaatacaaattttaaaattcttatTCGATCCTCTTCATCCATTTTTGGTTCAAATTCTTGATAATTAGAAATAAGAAGGAtaagataaattttatttatccaAAGCATctctatgtaattttttatggaaatttcatttatgattgagggtgaaaaaaaaaatggactTTTCCACGATAGAGCCCACTCAAAAAAGGATCATATATTTTAGGTAAGTATTCTTTTTTAGTTTCATCATTACACAATCTAGTCTTTTTTTCGAGTATATTCAGAACACGAAACCCCTTATCTAGAACTTCTACTCTATTTATAAACTCGTTACttaggtttttctttttttgttcattGTTATAATTCCAATGATTATACAATTCATCAGAGGAGAGTTTTTCTGTTGTGAACAGAGACATCTTTCTTTGTATCATTTCCAAAAAAGTTGACAAACTGGGTGGATACGTAAAGGATATTCTTTCTTTTCCATCACTTCGacatgtagaaaaaaaatattgtgaCATTTCCTTTCTTACAGCATTCTTAAATTGATCGTTTTTTATATATCGAAATGGACGATTCCAGCGTTTATAGTCGAAAAGAATAGTTACACGAGGTTTTTCAAACCATACGAGATCTTTATCTTTTTTATCTAAAAAGATTTCTAACTTCGAATTTTCTGGATTCCCATCTAAATAAAAAGTCTCATAAACAGGTCTATTTTTATAGCATGTCTCTTTAAAGTGAAAATGGAATTCATCCTTTGTTTTTTCCTTTCCATTCACTCGGATTTCTTCCGTTTTATCGATTTTGTTCGGATCCGCCTTTTCTTCCGAAAAAAAGGAAGGAGAAGGATCTTCTTCGGTGGATCCCTCTTGTTCCTGTTTAGTCCCCTTCATTTCGGAAGCTGTTTCTATTTCTACATCTCTTTCTTCCGTTTTTGAGGTTTCTTTGAGTTTCTTAGTAAAAAGGGGTGACGGTATTCTGCCTAAATAGTAGACACAGgtaataaataagagaataCTAAAGATCCGAGCCATAGAATTTCTCAATTCTGATACAAGGTACTTATTAGATCGAATGTACTTATTCGATCTAATAGAATGATTTTGCCGTATCCAGACTAATACCAATCCAAGCCATTTCATGAATAAAATGTGACCAATTAACCAACCAACAAAACTACTTGTTACAAATAACATCTTGTTGTTGCATCGAAACATATAAATGTTGACTAATCTGGCTAACATTGAACTTGGTAAAATGAAATGGTTgaataattgaaaaatgagaTTATTCAGGAATAAACATTGAATGCTGAAATTACGCATTGAATTTCTGGTAGTAGATCCATAATCAAAAAAGTGATTGTTCCAGAAGAAATGAAACAAAAGATATGGTAGAGCTAGGACAGTTATTGTATGAGGTCTATCCAATGCTAGATGCAGAGGCGCATAATAGATCGATATGAACATCATGAGCTGTCCCGTAATAAAACCAGTTGTTGCTGATACCTTCTTCTCGGTTCCTTCTTCCATAACCTGAGCTCGGAGAACGAAGAGATAAGAGGGCCCTATAGAGAATGTGGTCAGAAATCCATAATAGAGTCCGACCACAACGACCGAATTGATTAGCTTCATGCATAAGGATACTAGATTACCTAGTAGAAAAGATTGAAAAATCATCACAAACCtcccttttttcttttctattgcAATTTCTGGATTATTATATGATGATTTTTGAACTTTCCATATATagaaaagaaatagaaagaGATAGACTAGAAATGACATCTGTTATGTCAACGACCCCAAGGGGGGTATTAAATGAATGGAATTGGGATCTGGATGGAATATAATGAAATAGAGCCACTTTGAGGTTCCCTCTGAAATGAGGCATGGAAGGGAGCCACTACGAAGAAGTTCCGGGAGTTACGAAGGAGGGTTCGAGCTCATATTGGTCATGGGTTGAGAACGGGAATTGAACTCTATGAGATCTAATCTCCCGTTGTTCCTCAGTAGCTCAGTGGTAGAGCGGTCGGCTGTTAACCGATTGGTCGTAGGTTCGAATCCTACTTGGGGAGATTTGATTCATTCTGAATTAACGAATTCAGAATAAAGGGGCTCACTTTGACCGTTAAGAGTAGGGAACCTGTTCCCTGTCTTTGTTTCTATCTCATCGTATCCCATTCTGTTCTGCGAGATTTGAAAATGACCGTCAATACCTCGGTGTAGGTCCTGGATAGTCCTTTGCTCCATAGCCCTGGGGCTAGCCAATTAAGAATTCTCAGATGTATTAGCACTGCATCTTTGATGCAGTCATCGATTCTCCCGAGAGTTCACAATTGCCGCGAGCAAACATATTAACGACGAGGAAGTTTGTTATGCTACTAATAGAAGAGTTACGGGGcgtaaaacaaaaaaacacgCTGATGGGCCGGGAGCATACTATGTGTAATGATTCCATCATTCACGATAAATACCATTCCAAAGACCCACACCCAAGTTCCATAGCTTTTGGTCCGCTATCCCGATCATTATTTTCCTACCCCCAGAGGGGGAGGTACTTCCCTTTTGGGCCGGTTGTGGGCGAGGAGGGATTCGAACCCCCGACACCGTGGTTCGTAGCCACGTGCTCTAATCCTCTGAGCTACAGGCCCCACCCCGTCTCCACTGGATCTGTTCCCGGGAGTACCCTCAAAAAAAGGAACCTTTCCTCTCCCCAGCCATTCCGGGTTAAGAAGATGTGAAAGCGCGTTTATCTCTATAAGAACGGTACGTTCCGAGgtgtaaagtaggagagaagggATGTCATAATTGGGGTTTTGAATAAGACgacctttttatttttcatcattttattcGTTGAAAAAGTAATAAGAATGAGAGGTGTTAAGCTTTTTATCATCCTGGCGTCGAGCTATTTTTCCGCAGGACCTCCCCTACAGTATCGTCACCGCAGTAGAGTTTAACCACCAAGTTCGGGATGGATTGGTGTGGTTCCTCTACGCCTAGGACACCAGAATATCGAACCATGAACGAAGAAAGGCATGAGAGAAAAGCCTATTGGCTAGTGATTGTGAGGCCCCAATTCTTGACTGGAAGGGACACCAAAGGCCTCTGCCCTTCCATCCCTTGGATAGATAGAGAGGGAGGGCAGAGCTTTTGGTTTTTTCATGTTGTCAAAGAGTTGAACAATGGTTTTTCGTGTTGTCAAAGATTTGAACAATGAAAATAGATGGCGAGTGCCTGATCGAATTGATCAGGTCATGTAGGAACAAGGTTCAAGTCTACCGGTCTGTTAGGATGCCTCAGCTGCATACATCACTGCACTTCCACTTGACACCTATCGTAATGATAAACGGCTCGTCTCGCCGTGACCTTCTCTTGAATTCTCAAAACTTCTGTCGCTCCATCCCCCCAGGGGCAGAGAACCCGTCGCTGTCTCGGCTGTGCTACCGGAAGCTCTGGGGAAGTCGGAATAGGAGAGCACTCATCTTGGGGTGGGCTTACTACTTAGATGCTTTCAGCAGTTATCCGCTCCGCACTTGGCTACCCAGCGTTTACCGTGGGCACGATAACTGGTACACCAGAGGTGCGTCCTTCCCGGTCCTCTCGTACTAGGGAAAGGTCCTCTCAATGCTCTAACGCCCCCACCGGATATGGACCGAACTGTCTCACGACGTTCTGAACCCAGCTCACGTACCGCTTTAATGGGCGAACAGCCCAACCCTTGGAACATACTACAGCCCCAGGTGGCGAAGAGCCGACATCGAGGTGCCAAACCTTCCCGTCGATGTGAGCTCTTGGGGAAGATCAGCCTGTTATCCCTAGAGTAACTTTTATCCGTTGAGCGACGGCCCTTCCACTCGGCACCGTCGGATCACTAAGGCCGACTTTCGTCCCTGCTCGACGGGTGGGTCTTGCAGTCAAGCTCCCTTCTGCCTTTGCACTCGAGGGCCAATCTCCGTCCGGCCCGAGGAAACCTTTGCACGCCTCCGTTACCTTTTGGGAGGCCTACGCCCCATAGAAACTGTCTACCTGAGACTGTCCCTTGGCCCGTAGGTCCTGACACAAGGTTAGAATTCTAGCTCTTCCAGAGTGGTATCTCACTGATGGCTCGGGCCCCCCCGGAAGGAGGCCTTCTTCGCCTTCCACCTAAGCTGCGCAGGAAAGGCCCAAACCCAATCCCAGGGAACAGTCAAGCTTCATAGGGTCTTTCTGTCCAGGTGCAGGTAGTCCGCATCTTCACAGACATGTCTATTTCACCGAGCCTCTCTCCGAGACAGTGCCCAGATCGTTACGCCTTTCGTGCGGGTCGGAACTTACCCGACAAGGAATTTCGCTACCTTAGGACCGTTATAGTTACGGCCGCCGTTCACCGGGGCTTCGGTCGCCGGCTCCCCTGTCATCAGGTCACCAACTTCCTTGACCTTCCGGCACTGGGCAGGCGTCAGCCCCCATACATGGTCTTACGACTTTGCGGAGACCTGTGTTTTTGGTAAACAGTCGCCCGGGCCTGGTCACTGCGACCCCCTTTGTGAGGAGGCACCCCTTCTCCCGAAGTTACGGGGCTATTTTGCCGAGTTCCTTAGAGAGAGTTGTCTCGCGCCCCTAGGTATTCTCTACCTACCCACCTGTGTCGGTTTCGGGTACAGGTACCCTTTTGTTTAAAGGTCGTTCGAGCTTTTCCTGGGAGTATGGCGTGGGTTACTTCAGCGCCGTAGCGCCTGGTGCTCGAACATCGGCTCGAGGCATTTTCTCTACCCCTTCTTACCCTGAAAAAACAGGGGCACCTTACATTCTTGAACCGATAACCATCTTTCGGCTAACCTAGCCTGCTCCGTCCCTCGGGACCAACAAGGGGTAGTACAGGAATATTCACCTGTTGTCCATCGACTACGCCTTTCGGCCTGATCTTAGGCCCTGACTCACCCTCCGTGGACGAACCTTGCGGAGGAACCCTTAGGTTTTCGGGGCATTGGATTCTCACCAATGTTTGCGTTACTCAAGCCGACATTCTCGCTTCCGCTTCGTCCACTACTGCTCACGCAGAGGCTTCTTTCTAAGGCGGAACGCTCCCCTACCGATGTATTTTTACATCCCACAGCTTCGGCAGATCGCTTAGCCCCGTTCATCTTCGGCGCAAGAGCGCTCGATCAGTGAGCTATTACGCACTCTTTCAAGGGTGGCTGCTTCTAGGCAA encodes:
- the LOC121788916 gene encoding NAD(P)H-quinone oxidoreductase chain 4, chloroplastic, whose translation is MDVKLNKLLLPQGPKTALVVRARIFLAQVYLVFTTNHFPCLTIIAVLPIFAGCLIFFLPHRGNRVIRWYTICICILELLLTTYAFCYHFQSDDPLIQLTEDYKWILFLDFHWRLGIDGLSIGPILLTGFITTLATLAAWPVTRDSRLFHFLMLAMYSGQIGLFSSRDLLLFFLMWELELIPVYLLVSMWGGKKRLYSATKFILYTAGGSIFLLMGVLGVGLYSSTEPTLNLEILANQSYPVALEIFFYIGFFLAFAVKLPIIPLHTWLPDTHGEAHYSTCMLLAGILLKMGAYGLVRINMELFPHAHSLFSPWLIIVGAMQIIYAASTSLGQRNLKKRIAYSSVSHMGFIIIGIGSITDIGLNGALLQIISHGFIGAALFFLSGTSYDRIRLVYLDEMGGMATLMPKIFMMFSILSLASLALPGMSGFFAELVVFFGIITAKKYFLMTKIVITFVMAIGMILTPIYLLSMLRQMFYGYKIFNGPNSYFFDSGPREFFLSISIFLPVLGIGIYPDFVLSLSVEKVEVILSNSFYRSFFY
- the LOC121788917 gene encoding protein TIC 214-like — encoded protein: MSFLVYLFLFLFYIWKVQKSSYNNPEIAIEKKKGRFVMIFQSFLLGNLVSLCMKLINSVVVVGLYYGFLTTFSIGPSYLFVLRAQVMEEGTEKKVSATTGFITGQLMMFISIYYAPLHLALDRPHTITVLALPYLLFHFFWNNHFFDYGSTTRNSMRNFSIQCLFLNNLIFQLFNHFILPSSMLARLVNIYMFRCNNKMLFVTSSFVGWLIGHILFMKWLGLVLVWIRQNHSIRSNKYIRSNKYLVSELRNSMARIFSILLFITCVYYLGRIPSPLFTKKLKETSKTEERDVEIETASEMKGTKQEQEGSTEEDPSPSFFSEEKADPNKIDKTEEIRVNGKEKTKDEFHFHFKETCYKNRPVYETFYLDGNPENSKLEIFLDKKDKDLVWFEKPRVTILFDYKRWNRPFRYIKNDQFKNAVRKEMSQYFFSTCRSDGKERISFTYPPSLSTFLEMIQRKMSLFTTEKLSSDELYNYEKRKKSSYKKNSRCYHGSSMY